The genomic DNA GTGGCTTGTAGTAAATGGAGTAATGTAAGTAATGGTGAAACTGCTTGAGGATAGGGAATCAGGGCAGTGAGGTGTACTGTGAAAGAACCTGAAGGCTGAGATATCTGGAGTCTTGTCCTAGAACTGACATTAAATCATTCTGGGACCTCGAACAATCACTTCCTCTGTTCTAGGCCTTAGTTTTCCCatttataaaatcaaaacattGAACTAACATCTCTGGTTCCCATCTATGCAGTTCCAGAACCAACCCCTCCAGTAATTATCTGTTGCTATTGAACTTGTTATTCTAGAGTCCAGACAGATCATGGTAACGTCTGTGTTCACTGCCTGGGAGTATTTGCTACTAACTGGCTGGACTGTCTGCTGTTTCTAAGCAGAGCACAGACTGTGACTTCTGACCAAGAAAAACGATTGCTTCATCAGCTCCGAGAAATCACCAGGGTcatgaaagaaggaaaattcaTTGATAGATCCACTCCAGAGAAAGAAGCTGAGGAGGCCCCTTATATGGAGGACTGGGAAGGTAAAcagtgttttcttatttctttgttaaCCGTCAGCCCAGAAAAGAGAtcttaacagaatttttaaaatcagctttattACTGAGGTATAATATATACACAGTTCACCAATTTTAAGTGTATGGTTGGATAAGTTTTGACAGAGTTGTATAATCATATCACAGACATGAAATAGTCATGATACTTCCATCATCGCAGAAAGTTACCATTGCCTTTGCTGCTAAACCCCTTCTGCCCTGGCAACAGCTGAACTGCTTTCTGTCCCTCTAGCTTTACCTTTTCTGTATCATTGGGCCATACTGCACATGTTCTTTTGCATTCTGGCTTCACTGATTTAGTGCAGTGCTTTTGAGCTTCATGTGATGAGTGTATTAGTAGTTCTTTCTTCTAATTGCAAAGTAGTGTTCTGTTGTCTGGGTATAGTTTGTTTCTCCATTCACAGTTTAGGAACTTTTGGGCTGCCAACTTTGAGCTATTATGAATCAAGCTGCTGTGAACTTTTGCATACACATTTTTATTGgaacatatatttgtatttattttggtaTATCTCTAAGAATGAGATTTTTGGGTTTTATATGTGTATGTTCAACTTTGGAAAGCAGGTTgattattctaaaataattttgccTTCCCATTTTGCAGTGTATGAGAATTGCAGTCACTCCACATCCTTGGTATCACTTGGcattgtcagtctttttaattttagctgttcTAGTGAGTGTGTAGTGGTTTCTAGCTTGTGACTGTGGTGTGAATTTCCCTAGcaactagtgatgttgaacatcctttcatgtacttatttgtcatctgtatatctttggtgAAGTGTTTGTTCACATTGTGTGCCACTTTCTTGAGTTGGTTATATTCTTACTGAGTTGCAAGAGTTTCttctatattctggatataagttGTCAGTTAtgaattttgcaaatattttctcttaatttgtgatttgctttttaatttccttagTGGCATCTTTCAAagaccagaatttttttttttttcattttgatgaagtcctgtttattattttctcttttatgattCACTTTCTTTGTGagcttttaagaaatctttgccttaCTCAAAGTTACCTAAGTCTTCTGCCTTCTAGAATTGTgtggttttagctcttacatttaggcctgtgatctattttttactttttatatacaGTGTGCAGTATCAGGATGAGGTTAATATTTTTCCATATTGATAttctattgttatttattttgttacaaacaaaattttgttaGATTTAATTATCTTGGTGTGTTGGTTAGAAATCAACCAACCCTTCCcttttggaaaatggaaaaatcaattaACCACGTATAGGTGGGTGTATTCTggattttctgttctgtttcattgatctttgtgtGTATACTTATACTAATATCACAGTATCTTTATATTGACTTGAAATCTGGTAAGGCAAGTTCTTCAactgtttttttccaaaattatttttgtaattctGGGCCCTtcacattttcatataaatttaaaatcagtatgttcagttcactcacttagccgtgtctgattctttgcgaccccatggactgcagcatgccaggcctccctgtccatcaccaactcctggagttcactcagactcacgtccatcgagtccatgatgccatccagccatctcatcctctgttgtccccttctcctcctgcccccaatccctcccagcatcagagtcttttccaacgagtcaactcttcacatgaggtggccaaagtattggagtttcagcttcaacaacagtccttccaatgaatattcagaactgatttcctttaagattgtctggttggatctccttgcagtccaagggactctcaagagtcttgtccaacaccacacttccaaagcatcagttcttctgcactcagctttctttatagtcctactcttacatccatacatgactactggaagagccatagccttgactagacggacctttgttgacaaagtaatgtctctgctttttaatgtgctgtctaggttggtcataacttttcttccaaggagtaagcatcttttaacttcatggctgcagtcaccatctgcagtgattttggagcccaaaaaaataaagtctgccattgtttccactgtttctccatgtatttgccatgaagtgatgagaccagatgccatgatctttgttttctgaatgttgagcttgaagccaacgttttcactctcttctttcactttcatcaagggcctCTATGTtactttctacaaaaaaaaaaaagcctgatggGATTTTGATTGGCATTGTATTGATTCTTTAGATCAGTTTGGAAAAATTGACATCATAACAATATTGAATCTTCTAATCcattaacatttttatctttccatttatttagatctttattttctcagcaatgttttatagttttcagtatttAGGTCTTGTACATGTTTGTAAATTTATCCTTAAAGTTCATATTTTTGATATAAtaagtgatattttaaattttttaaattgcttattgCTATCTGTGTAGaaacacaatttatttttgttttctgatcttgtatcctgtgactttctTAAACACACTTCTagtagcttcctttttttttcttcagattttttaagattaaatttctttaaacttGCTATGTAGATAGTCTCAAATTATTTATataagacagttttacttcttttcaatatataggtcttttcttttcttggcttacTGCACTGGCTAGAACCTCCTTGCACCATATTGAATAGAAGTGGAAAACAAATATCCTTGCTTTCCTGATATTAGGTAGAAAGTGCTCACACATTCTCCATTAATATGATGTGAGCTCTTGGTTTATCATGGATGTTCTTTTTCAGTTGAGGAAGCTTCCTTCTGGTTTtactttgctgagagtttttcaTATATGTGTACTGAGATTTTATGAATGCTTTTTGTTAATCACATGAACTgatcatattatttttctgttttgatgacttaAGTTAGTGaattatactgatttttttttgtaaagaagaGTTTGTGTAGGATTACTTACTTATTCCTTAAATGTCTGGCAGATTACTCCAGTAATACCATCTGGGCCTGAAGTTTTCTTTGTGGCAAGACTTATATGACTGTGAATTTAATTTCTTAACATGAATTGCACTGTAtcagtttatttcttcttgagtgaaCTTTCATAGATTGTATCTTTCAGTGagtttacatattttattcttattatcaAATTTATtagtataaaattatttataatattcccttatttatttaacatgtgTAAGGTTTATAAGGATGTGTCCTATTCTTCTCCAGATATAGGTAATTGGgcctttttgtaattttttttttcctgattagaCTGATCAGAGGTTTATCAACACTGTTGATCTTTTCAAGAGCTATACTgtggtttgggttttttcttatttcctatttcattgatttccatGGCTTACTTAGGGTTTGacattctttttctagtttctcaaGGTGGAAGCTTAGATCCTTGATCTATTTTTGGCCATTGTTTCATTAATGAGATAGCTCTCTTGAGCTTCTGTGCTCTCTTGATTCTCCAGTTGCATGTTTGTTAGATTTTTTGATATTGTTCCACAGCTCACATGtggcctcttttttttcccttcagtctttTGTTTCCACCATGCTTGATTTTGGATCGTTTTCCTATGTTTTCagctttattaatcttttttGCCAGTATATAATCTGGAAGAGATTATATACTCTTCTATATGATATATAAGAGCAGTATATAATCTGCTCTTAGTCTCATTCAGTGTGTTTTTAATCTCAGATATTGTATTTTCATCTCTAGAAGTTCTGTGTGGGTTTTCTTATGTCTTTCATCTCTCTCATGTATTTTCTTCTACCTTCTTGAACATATGAGACATAATTATAACAGCTTTCTTAACAGACCTGACTGCTGGTCTTATTTTCTGTGTCATCTCTAGATCTCTTTCTGGGTATTGATATTTTCTCCTTGTTATGGGTCCTCATTCCCTGCCCTTCATGCTTGCCTGGCAAATTTTGATTGGGTGATGGGGTATTGTGAGTTTTACATGGTGGAAGGCTAGACTTTGTCTTAGTACTTTAGTGTTGGACTTCTTTCTAATACACAGTTAAGTTACCAGAGATCAGATGGATCCTTCAGTGCTCGTTTTTAAGGTTTGTTAGAGTGGGTCCAAAGCAACCTTTATTCTGTGACTAATTTAGCCCTGTTAGTAAAGCAGTATCTTTCTCTGGACTCTGCCTGATGCTCCACAAGGTCTTTCCACTTTGGCTGGTAAGGACACGAACTGTTCCCAGCTATGTGTGAGCTCCAGGAATTTATAGGCCTAAtgcttttagcatttctttcctGGCCCTGGTTAGTTTTATCCCATATATGCACAGATCCTAACACAGTTACAAACATTAGGAGTTCCCTCTATAGATCTCTGGAGCTCTCTTTGCGAAGCTCCTTTccttccagtatttttccctatATATTCTCACTGCTCCAGTCTCCCTGAACTTTGTGTTCCAAGCTCAGTGAGACCACTGGGCCCTGCTTCCCTTTTCTCAGGATCCATGACTACTTTTGTTACGTAATGTTTGAAAATTGGCTCTTCATAGGTTTCATTTGATTTTCTAGCTGTTTAACGGGGGAATCCTCATGCCTTCATTATTGCCAGAGCAGAAGTAAGAGTGTACATATTAACATCAGAATAACCCTAGGTATATTAAATAGTTAAGGATGGAGGGGAGAAACcttaaaaactagaaaagaaataGTTGTGAATAGGTATTCGCTCTTGGTGGGAAAAAATTTCTTGAGCATAAAAGCAGTGCAAGATCTGTtcatcataaaaacagaaattaggaCTAGAGGGGAATTTCTTCAGCTTGATAAAGAGAATCTATGAAACCTACAGTTAATGTTATATTTAATGGTGAACAATGAGTGCTTTCTCCCTAAGATTGGGAACAGGCAGGGATGACTACTTTTATTCAGCATGGTGCTGAAAGTTCTAGGTAgtacaggaagaaaagaaaaggaaataaaaggcctGCTTGCAGGTGACATGATGGTCTGATAGAAAACCCTGAGGAATCTATTTTGAAAGCTAAAACTAATGAATGAGTTCAGCAAGGTAGATAAACATAcagaaatcaattgtatttctgtaCACTAGCATGAACGTGCTGGCGTCAAAATGAAAACTTTGTaatcattcaaaaaaatgaatgaCTTAGGTGTAAATTTCACAGAACATGTACAGGATTACAGGATTTGCATGCTGAAAAACCATACAACactaatgaaaaaatgaaatatctattaataaataaatggggaGACAGACTGTGTTTTTCTcacttgcattcatttcacatgctagcaacgtgatgctcaaattccttcaagttaagcttcagcagtatgtgaacaaagaacttccagaagtacaaactggatttagaaaagggagacgaaccagaggtcaaattgccgacatccgctggatcatagaaaaagcaagagaattccagaaaaacacctacttctgcttcattgaccacactaaagcctttgactgtatggatcacaaaaaactgtggaaaattcttaaagagataggaataccagaccatcttacctgtggctcttgagaaacctgtatgcaggtcaagaagcaacagttagaactggacatggaacaatggattggttcagaattgggaagagACTATGtcgaggctatatattgtcatcctgcttatttaacttatatgcagagtacatcatgaaaaaatgACATGCTGGAtgaaacaccagctggaatcaagattgccaggagaaacatcaataacctcagatatgcaggtaacaccacctttatggcagaaagtgaagagaaactaaagagcctcttgatgaaggtgaaagaggagagtgaaaaagctgacttaaaactcaacactcaaaaaactaagatcatggcatcctatcccatcactttatggcaaatagaagggaaaacagtggaaacagtgacagactttatcttcttgggctctagaatctctgtggatggtgactgcagacatgaaattaaaagatgcttgcttcttggaggagaagctgtgacaaacctagacagcatattatttcTTGCTGAcaagtctgtgtagtcaaagcgaCGGCTTTtgcagtagtcacatacagatgtgaaagttggaccataaagacggctgagtgccgaagaattgatgcctttatctgtggtgttgggagaagattTTTGTgagtccctttggactgcagggcttccctggtggctcagatggtaaagatctgcctgcaatgcaggagacctgggtttgatccctgggctgggaagatcccctggagaaggaaatggcaacccattccagtattcctgcctggagaatcccatggacagaggagctggtaggctacagtccatggggtcgcagagttggacacgacttagcaatttcacttttactttggactgcaaggagatcaaatcagtcaatcctaaaggaaatcaatcctgaatattccttggaaggactgatgctaaagctgaagctctgatactttggccacgtgatgcgaagagccaactcactggaaagactctgatggctgggaaagattgtagcaataaaaaggaagggACTACTCATAAATGCAGCAGTTTGGATAAACTTCTAGAtatgttgaattaaaaaaactaaTTGTAGAAGGTTATTATGTaatgtgattctatttatataagtcttgaaatggcaaaattatagaaatggagaacagacTAGTAGTTGCCAGAGGTTAAGGAgggaattaggggcaggagggagTAGGTGTAGCCATTAAAGGGCAATATAAGGGATCCTTGTGGTGATAGAAATGTTCCTGTATACTGACTATATCAGTATTAACATCCTGGTTGTGACATTATAGTGTATAGTTTTGTAAGGTGTTATCATTAGAAAAAACTAGATAAAGAGTACATAGGATTTCTGTATTTCTTATAACTACACATGAATCTACaattaacacaaaataaaaaaaactaaaaaaacaatgCAAGAAATTATAAGGGAGAGGATACCATAACATTAAACTTACATGgtgtatataaaatttttactttctgtAGATCAGATAAGGTCGAGAAGTTTTCAGAACGAACACTAAATTGGAAAAATATCTGTAACAATTATGACTGGTAATCAGCAAAGAAGATGGtatctttaatatataaaaagttcTACAAATAGTTTAGGAAACACTGATCTCCACCTAGCTATGCAGTGCACAAAAGGAAAAAGTTCAGCTGgctaaaaaacagaagaaaaattatttcattctcaGTAAGaatcaatgaaatggaaaatggaatgacttctttccttccgaactgcacatcttctttatataaCCTGCTCACAAATAATGtaaaattattcttatttattttttacctactACTTAGGTTTTGTTGAAATTATGTGGAGTTTTAGCTCCAAATGATTTATGTAGCTTTTAAAGATATTACCCTTTTCTAAGTATTTAACAATGTCATTAAATTTCTGACCACACtgtcaataattatttattttacattgatAATTCttacagatttcattttttttaccactttctTGTATATACtatcttctttctttaatttaaacttttgatTAATTTTTGTATCTGTCAGAATACTTCCTTAAGgtcctcccccagctcccccaAAATAGCAGGGTGTGCTTTCTAAGTATTGGACTTAACCATTTTTCACCTTGACACAAATAATTTTTTGGatggatataaaattatatgatcattttttttccttgtaagttTTCCCTTATAAGTCTGAAAACATTGCTTCATTCTCTACTTTCATTTGATGTTGAAAATGATAACTCTTATCCCAGTCTTATTCTTTTTCTCAGTGGGCAGTCTGTTTTTGGTTAGctagtttctgttttctgtctggaaatttgtattctttttatacTTAAAAGTTTGAATTTGTAAAAGTTCATCAGCATATATCTGACTATGTGTTAATGTATggatttttcaaagtatttttaccTAGCATTTATCCATCTGAAGACTTGGGACTTTTTTTCAACTcaagaatattttcttataatttctttGATTATTGCTCCCATTTAATCTACTCTGCCCTCTCACTGTAGAACTGTAGTAATTCTAAGATTGGATCTTGGATAGGTCTGTGCAGCTTATCTTTTTTctcataatttccatttctttgtcatATTTATCTTTGAATTGTTTGAAGAATTCTCAAGGAGAATTCTTCACCTTGAACttctaataatatattaatttggttctcagtcatgtctatttCAACCTactcttttcttccttattcaggttaaattttttttgctattagGATTTTCAGTTTCTGACAGCTCTTTCTTATATTCTGTTTGCTCCTTTTTTTATATTGAAGCCTGACTGGTTTTATACATACAATAACCAGTTGAGTATTACTGGAAATGTCAGTTAAAAGCTGATTGACCTTAacttctgtttcctgcattgacttTTTTAAGGGGCTCTTTACATAGTTTGCATAGTTTGGTTCCAGTTTTGATCGGCTGACTTCCTCGTAGGACCAGTGAGTGTTTGTTTCTTGCTTATGTTTTAAGTTCCTGCGTAATCAGTACGTTGGTGGATATGGGCTACTCAAGTAGTTAAAATGTGAGTCACTGTTTAATTTTCTTCAGCAGGCTTCCCCATAATAAACCAAGGCAGATAGTTATGAAATTCCAACATTAAGCTTTGTTCTTGGTTTAGGGAGAAGGCAGAAACATGCCAGAAAACAGACTTCATTCTTAAGCATTCAGTAGCTAGGAGCTAACTAGAAGTGGACTTCCCCAGCCTCTGCCTTTGACCAAAGAGACTGTGAGGACCTTGGTTAGCTAAGGTCCAATTCACCCAGCATAGTTAAACCTGGGAACTATAAGACTGCATTGGTGAGATTCTTGACACACTACTATAGTGCATGTGAGGATGTGAGAAGATGGAGTTTTTTTATATCACTGGTAGGACTAAAAATTTATACCATTCTTCTGGAAAGTAATTTGGCAGAGTAtaaaaaaggcttttaaaatgtCCATCCTGTTTGGTCTAGttttcatatttctaaaattCTATCTTAAAAAAACAGGGAAATGGACATGGATTTATATTCAGAGATCTTAACTAATATgaaacttataatggaaaattgGAAAGAATCTGAATGTCTTACAGAGGGGCATGGTAAATCGTGTCAGTTATGTAGCTGTATGATGGGATATTTTGTAGCCAACTTTTAAATGCCTAATAATATGAAGAAGTACTCATGATATAATGTTGAAGGAAAAGAATCTGGGTACAATATTTTATGTACGGTATGATCCCTCTttgttaaaaaagagaaaaatatatgttaTCACTTGCAGTGATATAAAGGCCAGAGGTAGTACAACACATTGTTATCAGTGATGGGATTCTAGgtgacttgttttcttttttaaaacttgtctgggtttttccagttttctacaATAAGCCTGTGTGATTTTGActgttccccgccccccccccccccccgccccctgatCATAAATGATGTAAAAATGTGTCTCCACACTCTGCATGGCACCAAAAAAGACCCCTACTTTTCAGAATttgtaggcaaaaaaaaaaaaaggtttctgttAGGGTTCAATTTGCCAATTATCATAATGTGCAAATGGGTTTTGAATTCTCTGGCCGAGCACGGCTGCTGGTGCCAGCACCGGCATATGAGCTCCAGCACTGCCCATCTGCTGCTTAGGCTCGGCTTGGCTGACAcagatttatttcatttcattctttaatttggcatcattttctcttttctcattatcATTGCTGGGATTCGTTTTGTTTACcagtttgctgttttcttttgttccctGTCGTGAAGACGAAGAAGCCAACAATGGGAATCCTGTCTTCTCAAAATGCAGTCCTTGTCCTTGGGGATCTTGGCCATGTCTTGCTAAAGTGCTCTCTATTTCTGACACTTGCAAGCCATTTCAATTGTTTTGATTAGTAGAAGACTTTCTGGTGTATTTTTCAAAGAGCTCAAcattcctttcctcctccccccctcccaccccgcccctggGAAGCTTTGgaaatggttccaaatagaaattataaacattAGCCTTGAGCTATGCTCTCTCCATCTGGTgtttggcacttttttttttttttttaactgaggctCATGTTGTTTGTTTAATCTTCATCACTACTGCAGAAGCTTGAGGTGTGAGACTTACACTCTGCCCCAAGCACCCTGCACTTGAGAAGGGATTTTCAGCTGAATTGGTTTGTATTGCTCAGAGCCTGGTGGACAGTCAGCCGAAGTGAAACTTGAGAACTGTTCGTTATCTTAGAGATTTCTCGAATGGATTTGTTGGGATAGGATGGCTGCTGCCCTGAGAAGCCTCTTTGAGCCTGACACTGTTTATTTGGAAGAGACATTCTTTGTAAGACTTTGTGCTACTTTTTTTTCTAGGTTATCCCGAAGAGACTTACCCAATTTATGACCTTTCAGATTGCATCAAGCATAGGCAAGAAACAATCCTGGTGGATTACCCTGACTCAAAAGAGCCCTCTGCTGAAGAAATAGCTGAAAGAATGGGAGTGCTGGAAGAGGAAGAATCAGACCGTGTGGGTTGGGCAATGCCTACTGAGCCCAGAGCTCAGGAAGATAATTCTGTTACCTCATGTGACCCAGAGCCAGAACCATGTTCCTGCTGGTCTCCTGAAGAAGAGGATCCCGCCGTCTTGGCAGAGAATGCTGGATTTGGTGCAAACAGTTACAGTGAGCAGGAAGAAACCACTAACGAAGTGTGGCCCTATGACTTGAGAGATGAAGGGTCAGGCACCAGTGCAGATAGAGCAGATCCAGGTGGCATGCTGAGGAAGCGGCATCCCCAGGGTTTAGAGTGAGAACAGTCAGTCTAGGACCATTACTGGAGTCCCAAGGTgacctttctctcctctctgattTCATCCTTGGCCCTGTGCCCCGTACTTCATTCTCCGTGTTTAAGTATCACAGCCAATCAGGCCACTACCATGGATATCATGTATCCTTCCTGGTGCTTGCACACCTGTCACCTTATAAAACATCATAGAAATTAGTATGAACACAAGAcagcctccctctttctcttccttctttgctcCATCAGAGATTCGATCCACTGAGTAATTTTTGATCTATCATAACTACAGATGGGACCACTCAGGGCAGAGGTCTGACTCTCCATGTTAGAAGTAACATGGTTTACCTGTGACGAACATCAGATTACACATGATGAGGACTTAAGGTTGCAGGAGTGAAGATGTCAGAGTCTTAAGATGCCTTATTCTGTGGGCCTTGTGCAGGTTAGTGGTTTGCTGGGTTCAAGGAGGAGAATATTTTGTTTGTGGGGATGGTGGGGCCAGAGCGGGAACTCTTGCCTGAGCTGAAGCCCCTTAGAGCGAGGGCCTCTTGAGGAACTCGTTACAGCGAGGGCTTTTGCAGAGCCCTGAGGCTGCCTCAAACCTCCACCTTTCTCTGGCATAGAAGATTCTCACTGGCCTGAGAATGAGCCTAGAGGCTTGctagtaatagtagtagtagtgttagtcactcagttgtgtccgaccctctgtgaccccatggactatagcccgccaggctcctctgtccatagcattctccaggcaggaatactggagtgggtggccatttcttcctctagggtcAGGCTTGCCGGGAAATGGTTTTTCTCTAATAATGCCTGGATCTCTAGCTTCCTTTGTCCTTGTTCTGCTTAACAGAACTGCCAAAAGTAGAAGCACCTTCATACCTCTCATCTTCCGTGGAAAGAGGAAGCTTGAGATAGAGACTTTAGTCCTTACCCTGTGGAGCCAAGGTTTGAAGCTTCAGGAAAGGCTGCTAAAGGGTGGAAGTCTTGCCATGAGATGCTCACAGGGCCAAGGAGCGTCTGACAGAGAGTAAACCCACGCACTGACAGGCAGTCCTTGCTTAGATGctgtttctgaatgttgtgccCTCTGGGAAATTTGTTCTTACagcaaattaaaacagaaacGAGGAGGATTGAACTTGCAGACCACGTGCTGTCCTTGGTCTAAGGACCTTCGACCCACACTGTTGGGTCCCTGTATTGTAGGGACCCAATATAGCAGTGCCTGGGAACAGACCATGTGTTCCCTATTTGGATATCTGAGTCTATTGAGAAAGTTGGGCAAAGTGGGAGGTATTAGGACAGGGAGGACTGTGACCAGACCCAAAGCGTAATTTCTGAGCTGCCATCTGTCATGTGTCTCCTTGAGGTAAGATGTATTCTGTATAGTAAGGATGAGTGAATTCAGTTTACAGGTAAGACCTGAGAGTTTCAAGAGGACATATTCCTGAGGACCACAAAATGTGGAAGACTTGAAAACTGAGAAATCATGTAAAAGTGGACTGGCTTTTAGAGTTCCACTATGCCTGGAATGAGCCAGAGGCCGAGAAAATGATTTAATAACTGTTAAAGCACATTTAAGCACGCACACGGCCGTCACAGGCTCAGGACCAGATTCAGATGATACGTCAGCTGGAGCTGTGCAGTGTTTGTTAATGACTTC from Budorcas taxicolor isolate Tak-1 chromosome 15, Takin1.1, whole genome shotgun sequence includes the following:
- the RIC3 gene encoding protein RIC-3 isoform X2; translated protein: MAYSTVQRVALASGLVLAVSLLLPKAFLSRGKRQEPPPAPEGKLGRFPPMMHQQQAPSDGQTPGARFQRSHLAEAFAKAKGSGGGAGGGSGGRGLMGQIIPIYGFGIFLYILYILFKLSRGKSTAEDQKCSTATPGNSHRKITNFELVQLQEKLKETEEAMEKLINRVGPNGERAQTVTSDQEKRLLHQLREITRVMKEGKFIDRSTPEKEAEEAPYMEDWEDCIKHRQETILVDYPDSKEPSAEEIAERMGVLEEEESDRVGWAMPTEPRAQEDNSVTSCDPEPEPCSCWSPEEEDPAVLAENAGFGANSYSEQEETTNEVWPYDLRDEGSGTSADRADPGGMLRKRHPQGLE
- the RIC3 gene encoding protein RIC-3 isoform X1, which produces MAYSTVQRVALASGLVLAVSLLLPKAFLSRGKRQEPPPAPEGKLGRFPPMMHQQQAPSDGQTPGARFQRSHLAEAFAKAKGSGGGAGGGSGGRGLMGQIIPIYGFGIFLYILYILFKLSRGKSTAEDQKCSTATPGNSHRKITNFELVQLQEKLKETEEAMEKLINRVGPNGERAQTVTSDQEKRLLHQLREITRVMKEGKFIDRSTPEKEAEEAPYMEDWEGYPEETYPIYDLSDCIKHRQETILVDYPDSKEPSAEEIAERMGVLEEEESDRVGWAMPTEPRAQEDNSVTSCDPEPEPCSCWSPEEEDPAVLAENAGFGANSYSEQEETTNEVWPYDLRDEGSGTSADRADPGGMLRKRHPQGLE